A part of Prolixibacteraceae bacterium genomic DNA contains:
- a CDS encoding NifB/NifX family molybdenum-iron cluster-binding protein — protein MKIVVPASKSNTIDHHFGHCHSFKVFVVDANNQIEEIIDVESPEGCGCKSNIATTLKEMGVELMLAGNMGNGAINKLSNAGIKVIKGCEGDIQKCVEDYLAGALRVVDIQCDHHDCSHH, from the coding sequence ATGAAAATTGTAGTACCAGCATCAAAGAGCAATACGATTGACCACCATTTTGGACATTGTCACTCTTTCAAAGTATTTGTAGTAGATGCAAACAATCAGATTGAAGAAATCATCGATGTGGAATCCCCAGAGGGGTGTGGATGTAAATCGAATATTGCAACCACACTAAAAGAGATGGGGGTTGAGTTGATGTTAGCAGGCAATATGGGCAATGGCGCCATCAATAAACTTTCGAATGCTGGGATCAAAGTGATTAAGGGCTGTGAAGGAGATATTCAGAAATGTGTAGAAGATTATCTAGCAGGAGCATTACGTGTGGTAGATATCCAGTGTGATCACCACGACTGTAGCCACCACTAG
- a CDS encoding DUF134 domain-containing protein, with translation MGRKKSVRVVETPPMMKGYSPFGISCPKREKVVLNIEEYEAVRLIDYMHLKQAEAAEQMNVSRPTLTRIYDKARSKIATAFVEGKEIFMEGGAFEYTSVWYRCKRCHRIFKETQEHKPCNGCKFYGSDELETL, from the coding sequence ATGGGACGTAAGAAGAGTGTTCGAGTTGTAGAGACTCCCCCAATGATGAAAGGATATAGTCCCTTTGGCATCTCATGCCCGAAGAGAGAAAAGGTTGTTCTTAACATCGAAGAGTATGAGGCAGTACGCTTGATCGATTATATGCATTTAAAACAGGCAGAGGCAGCGGAACAGATGAATGTTTCTCGCCCCACACTGACCCGCATCTACGATAAAGCTAGAAGTAAGATTGCAACAGCTTTTGTAGAGGGCAAAGAGATATTTATGGAGGGTGGAGCATTCGAGTATACATCAGTATGGTATCGATGTAAACGGTGTCATCGCATCTTTAAAGAGACCCAAGAGCACAAGCCATGTAATGGTTGTAAGTTTTACGGATCAGATGAGTTAGAAACATTATAA
- a CDS encoding DUF4251 domain-containing protein, whose translation MIKRLFTVILICILFVYTIQAQSRKEKKAQAYQEMVKDIASGEFNLEATRVNFNSGTRQIQGEGYSLKLKGDSVEAYLPFFGRAYSVDYNGGGAIEFDEPINKIDIRKDEKKRKVQMTLRVVTTKDVYDVQLTLFPGSGTINVSSNRRSSINYEADLVFPKKKSEK comes from the coding sequence ATGATTAAGAGACTGTTCACTGTGATATTGATCTGTATACTATTTGTTTATACAATTCAAGCCCAATCAAGAAAAGAGAAAAAAGCCCAAGCTTACCAAGAGATGGTGAAGGATATAGCATCAGGAGAGTTTAATCTTGAAGCTACTCGTGTGAATTTTAATAGTGGTACACGACAAATACAAGGCGAAGGATACTCCCTTAAACTAAAAGGAGATAGTGTAGAAGCCTATTTGCCATTCTTTGGACGGGCATATAGTGTGGATTATAATGGTGGTGGTGCTATTGAGTTTGATGAACCAATAAATAAGATAGACATCCGCAAAGATGAGAAGAAGAGAAAGGTTCAGATGACACTTCGTGTGGTTACCACCAAAGATGTATATGATGTGCAACTTACGCTTTTCCCAGGGTCAGGTACGATAAATGTAAGCTCAAACAGGAGATCTTCAATCAATTACGAAGCCGACCTGGTGTTTCCAAAGAAGAAGAGTGAAAAATAG
- a CDS encoding NUDIX hydrolase produces MMSDNKKSPFQIISQTEIYRNPWISLREDQCVREDGGECIFGVTRVIDGIAVLAIDHNRDVHLVHEFKYAIQRRSIEVVCGGMDTSDPSPEFAAQRELKEELGIIASKWSYHGAIDPFTSVIDSRVHLFVAEELQFGETNREETEDIEAVSYPFDEAYKLIEEGVITHAPTILLLQKIKILNNL; encoded by the coding sequence ATGATGAGCGATAATAAAAAGTCTCCTTTTCAAATAATTAGTCAGACCGAAATCTATAGGAATCCTTGGATCTCTTTACGAGAAGACCAATGTGTCAGAGAAGATGGAGGGGAGTGTATATTTGGTGTTACCAGAGTGATCGATGGAATTGCAGTACTTGCCATCGACCATAATAGAGATGTACATTTGGTTCATGAATTTAAATATGCAATCCAAAGGCGTAGTATCGAAGTGGTGTGTGGTGGAATGGATACTTCTGATCCTTCTCCTGAATTCGCGGCCCAAAGAGAACTAAAAGAGGAGCTTGGTATTATAGCATCTAAATGGAGCTACCATGGTGCCATCGACCCTTTCACTTCCGTGATCGATTCGCGGGTGCATCTATTTGTTGCCGAAGAGCTACAATTTGGTGAAACCAATAGAGAAGAGACCGAAGACATTGAAGCTGTAAGCTATCCATTTGATGAGGCTTATAAGCTCATCGAAGAGGGAGTGATCACACATGCGCCTACCATTCTATTACTTCAAAAAATAAAGATCCTCAATAACCTATAG
- a CDS encoding DUF4382 domain-containing protein, translated as MKKGLLNLLAVVVLSLGLFSCNNDDDNNKDSQATLNVRLTDAPGDYDAVKVDIKDVQINLGDEDKGWGSVGDVNEGVYNLLEFTAGNDTLLTSGSLPAGTYNQIRLILGDNNSVTVDGTEHDMKVPSGQQSGLKLLVNQTLENGVTYNALLDFDAARSVVAKGNGTYSLKPTIRMVFEAQSGAIQGQVQADAEGVVYAIQGQDSISTYLNEGKFLLRGVVPGQYSVVVEPDAESIYAKTTLMDNIEVVLGKTADVEANELDVKLAPVPAQ; from the coding sequence ATGAAAAAGGGATTATTAAATTTGTTAGCAGTAGTAGTGCTTTCTTTAGGATTATTCTCGTGTAATAACGATGATGATAATAACAAGGATTCTCAAGCTACACTTAATGTTCGATTGACTGATGCTCCTGGTGATTATGATGCAGTGAAGGTTGATATCAAAGATGTACAGATCAATCTTGGAGATGAAGATAAAGGATGGGGCTCTGTCGGAGATGTGAATGAAGGGGTCTATAACTTATTAGAATTTACAGCAGGTAATGATACTCTGCTTACTTCAGGCTCTCTTCCTGCAGGAACGTATAATCAAATTCGTTTGATCCTTGGTGATAACAACTCTGTTACAGTGGATGGAACTGAGCATGATATGAAAGTGCCAAGTGGTCAACAATCAGGCTTGAAGTTGTTAGTGAATCAAACACTAGAGAATGGTGTGACATATAATGCATTATTAGATTTTGATGCAGCACGATCAGTCGTTGCAAAAGGTAATGGAACTTATAGTTTAAAGCCAACAATTCGTATGGTATTTGAGGCTCAGTCTGGTGCTATTCAAGGACAAGTGCAAGCTGATGCTGAAGGAGTTGTTTATGCGATTCAAGGTCAGGATTCGATTTCTACATATTTGAATGAAGGAAAATTCCTTCTTCGTGGTGTAGTGCCGGGACAATATTCAGTTGTGGTTGAACCAGATGCTGAATCAATTTATGCGAAGACAACTTTGATGGATAATATTGAGGTTGTTTTAGGAAAAACAGCAGATGTTGAGGCAAATGAGTTAGATGTTAAACTGGCACCAGTCCCAGCACAATAA
- the queC gene encoding 7-cyano-7-deazaguanine synthase QueC has translation MERKKAIVLLSGGLDSAVALWLAKSQGYEVYALSFSYGQRHSIELDKAKLLVESAGVAGHRIVDINMGQWGGSSLTDMSMDVEEGDIHKKEIPQTYVPARNMVFLSVAASMGEALEAYDLFIGVSEVDYSGYVDCRQSFLDAMQNAINMGTVAAVEQGNKFTVHAPFIDKTKVEEITLGMELGVDFANTWSCYKGEGTPCGTCDSCKLRAEAFHKAGHEDPALKS, from the coding sequence ATGGAAAGAAAAAAAGCCATTGTATTATTGTCTGGAGGCTTGGACTCTGCGGTTGCTTTGTGGTTGGCTAAATCACAAGGGTATGAAGTGTATGCGTTGTCGTTCTCTTATGGACAGCGTCACTCTATTGAGCTAGATAAAGCGAAGTTATTGGTGGAGAGTGCTGGTGTTGCTGGTCATCGTATTGTTGATATTAATATGGGACAGTGGGGTGGCTCTTCTCTTACGGATATGTCGATGGATGTGGAAGAGGGAGATATTCATAAAAAAGAGATCCCACAGACTTATGTTCCTGCTCGCAATATGGTGTTTCTTAGTGTGGCAGCTTCTATGGGAGAGGCTTTGGAAGCTTACGATCTTTTTATTGGTGTAAGCGAAGTTGATTATTCTGGTTATGTGGATTGTCGTCAATCTTTCTTAGATGCCATGCAGAATGCAATCAATATGGGGACTGTGGCTGCGGTAGAACAGGGAAATAAGTTTACCGTTCATGCTCCATTTATTGATAAGACGAAGGTCGAAGAGATTACATTAGGTATGGAGCTTGGTGTTGATTTTGCCAATACATGGTCTTGTTATAAAGGAGAGGGTACACCTTGTGGAACATGTGATTCGTGTAAGTTAAGGGCAGAGGCTTTCCATAAAGCTGGTCATGAGGATCCTGCATTAAAGAGCTAA
- a CDS encoding NADPH-dependent 7-cyano-7-deazaguanine reductase QueF has product MEINFLEAKVLGQKVSHPKEYDRTVLVAIPRSLNRTIYDIEQGDLPFVGFDAWHGYELSFLTEKGMPVVGVLKMVVPSDTPSLVESKSLKLYLNSFNMSRYGKSVKEGVAMVEKMIERDLSSLLEATVSVCFHTKERFVASPFKEHEMLEQVVDVDRMEIASYTEDASLLEVVDHDRLTEAFWGTDLLRSNCKVTFQPDWGSVYIHIEGEKLVSKASLLSYIVSMRNENHFHEEICELIYIRLKRLLNPQKLMVGCVYTRRGGIDICPFRANDKSLLPSNYEEAARLVQKTMRQ; this is encoded by the coding sequence ATGGAGATTAATTTTTTAGAAGCTAAGGTGTTGGGACAGAAAGTGTCTCACCCCAAAGAGTATGATCGTACTGTTTTGGTGGCTATTCCAAGATCATTGAATCGTACGATATATGATATTGAACAGGGGGATCTTCCTTTTGTGGGTTTTGATGCATGGCATGGATATGAACTTAGTTTCTTGACAGAGAAGGGAATGCCTGTTGTTGGCGTGTTAAAGATGGTTGTGCCATCGGATACTCCCTCTTTGGTGGAGAGTAAATCATTGAAGCTATACCTTAACTCTTTCAATATGTCTCGTTATGGGAAGAGTGTGAAAGAGGGTGTTGCTATGGTGGAGAAGATGATTGAAAGAGATCTCTCTTCTTTATTGGAAGCGACTGTTTCTGTCTGTTTTCATACGAAAGAGCGATTTGTTGCATCTCCTTTTAAGGAACATGAGATGTTGGAGCAGGTGGTGGATGTGGATCGTATGGAGATTGCCTCTTATACCGAGGATGCCTCTCTATTAGAGGTGGTCGATCATGATCGATTGACGGAGGCCTTTTGGGGTACGGATCTACTTCGTAGTAACTGTAAGGTGACATTTCAACCTGATTGGGGGAGTGTTTATATACATATAGAGGGGGAGAAGTTAGTTTCTAAAGCTTCTTTGCTATCTTATATTGTTTCGATGAGAAATGAGAATCATTTTCATGAAGAGATTTGTGAGTTGATCTATATTCGATTGAAACGATTACTGAATCCACAAAAGTTAATGGTCGGATGTGTTTATACTCGTAGGGGAGGGATTGATATTTGTCCTTTTCGCGCGAACGATAAATCATTGCTTCCTTCGAACTATGAGGAGGCAGCACGATTGGTTCAAAAGACGATGCGTCAATAA
- a CDS encoding DNA/RNA non-specific endonuclease translates to MKRFFPILLLLLGSFANVIAQDSKHLPKDSQGRIVKHTNYTLNYIEKYEQPSWVAYELTKTELSKHLKRTDNFRPDPKVSTHSAGLSDYRGSGYDRGHLAPAADMAFTSQAMSESFFLSNMSPQHPKLNRGQWRLLEEQVRRWAKKEGKVYIVTGPVLKPGLKTIGKNRVAIPQYYYKIIYDLTPPKKAIAFLMPNSECSKGFMAYQTSIDKIEKLTHIDFFAELKDSEENQMEASVSKQWKTNTTNHNYKPKASQSNKVNINTASQKRLMTLPGIGEKFAKEIIRHRPYSSIYELKKIKGIGDKTVAKIKPHITK, encoded by the coding sequence ATGAAAAGATTTTTTCCTATTCTATTGCTACTCCTTGGTTCCTTTGCAAATGTCATTGCACAAGACAGCAAACACCTTCCCAAAGACAGTCAGGGACGTATCGTAAAACACACAAATTACACTCTAAATTATATTGAAAAATATGAACAGCCATCATGGGTAGCGTATGAACTAACGAAAACCGAACTATCCAAACACCTTAAGAGAACAGATAACTTCCGTCCAGATCCTAAAGTAAGTACACACTCTGCTGGTCTTTCTGATTATAGAGGTAGTGGATATGACAGAGGACATTTAGCTCCTGCAGCAGACATGGCCTTTACAAGTCAAGCCATGAGCGAATCATTTTTCCTTTCCAATATGAGTCCTCAACACCCCAAACTAAACCGTGGACAATGGAGGTTGCTCGAAGAACAGGTAAGAAGATGGGCAAAAAAAGAGGGGAAAGTATATATCGTTACAGGTCCTGTTCTAAAACCAGGTCTTAAAACCATCGGCAAAAACAGAGTTGCAATACCGCAATACTACTACAAGATCATCTATGATTTAACCCCACCAAAGAAGGCCATTGCATTTCTGATGCCTAATAGCGAATGCTCCAAAGGATTCATGGCCTACCAAACATCTATTGATAAAATTGAGAAGCTAACCCATATCGACTTCTTTGCCGAACTAAAAGATAGCGAAGAGAACCAAATGGAAGCTTCCGTCAGTAAGCAGTGGAAGACAAACACCACCAACCACAACTACAAACCTAAGGCAAGTCAAAGTAACAAAGTGAATATCAACACGGCCTCACAAAAGAGACTAATGACCCTACCAGGCATTGGTGAAAAGTTTGCCAAAGAGATAATCCGACATCGACCATATTCATCGATCTATGAACTAAAGAAGATCAAAGGGATAGGCGACAAAACAGTGGCCAAGATAAAACCACACATCACCAAATAG
- a CDS encoding TetR/AcrR family transcriptional regulator — protein sequence MEESTCYKIIHKARELFALQGVANVTMSSIAKEAGVGRRTLYMYFSSKEHLYDSVVGYEVGIIYDAIKGVFDTSDLLPTVEVIRSYVHARFDAFKELIQKNPSIRHDFINDLPRVNHIRREFNENELSLLKSLITRELGKASCFCSVRVESMSQLIHIMLVGLEVPIIIQNFSNETRGLLDQCIEMITKSIKIK from the coding sequence ATGGAAGAGAGTACTTGTTACAAGATTATTCATAAAGCGAGAGAGCTGTTTGCATTGCAAGGAGTGGCAAACGTAACCATGTCCTCAATAGCAAAAGAAGCAGGCGTTGGACGACGAACTCTGTATATGTATTTTTCATCGAAAGAACATCTATATGATAGTGTGGTTGGCTATGAAGTCGGGATTATATATGATGCGATTAAGGGTGTTTTTGATACTTCTGATCTGTTGCCTACCGTTGAGGTGATACGCTCTTATGTGCATGCACGATTTGATGCGTTCAAAGAGTTGATCCAAAAGAATCCTTCTATCCGTCATGATTTTATTAACGACTTGCCCCGAGTAAATCATATACGAAGAGAGTTTAATGAGAATGAATTGTCTTTGCTCAAATCTCTGATCACAAGAGAACTGGGTAAGGCTTCTTGTTTCTGTTCCGTAAGGGTGGAGAGTATGTCTCAACTCATACACATTATGTTGGTTGGTCTAGAGGTTCCCATAATAATACAAAATTTTAGTAATGAAACGAGGGGGTTGTTAGACCAATGTATAGAGATGATTACGAAATCTATTAAAATAAAATAG
- a CDS encoding ketoacyl-ACP synthase III — protein MYINHVSHYVPSDRVPNSYFEKVNGLEDQWIFERTGIRSRSKATKQENTNTMAIEAVKNGFEGSGFKPEEVDLIVGASYSPYDTVYTMGHAVQREFGAVNAKVVYVSSACSSLLNAVEIAEGYIAMGKAKNVIVVAAEHNWEYSNESCAKSGHLWGDGAAAMFISDTPKGNKSAKVAHVYTQGLGHLGKADASVFLRPSEEGLGMPDGRDVFINAVTQMRNAIDKVLDASGKEVSDLSYVVPHQANGRIMSNLQRQMKLDDGMIFSHIEEFGNTGCASTAICFSQNYDKVKQDDLVVFTVFGGGYSVGAMLLQY, from the coding sequence ATGTATATTAATCATGTGTCACACTATGTTCCAAGCGATAGAGTGCCTAACTCATATTTTGAGAAGGTCAATGGCTTAGAAGATCAGTGGATTTTTGAAAGAACTGGGATCCGTTCTCGATCCAAGGCAACTAAGCAAGAGAATACTAATACAATGGCTATTGAAGCTGTTAAGAATGGGTTCGAAGGAAGTGGCTTTAAACCAGAAGAAGTCGATCTGATTGTTGGTGCATCTTACTCTCCGTATGATACGGTTTATACAATGGGCCATGCTGTTCAGAGAGAGTTCGGGGCTGTGAATGCAAAGGTGGTATATGTTTCATCCGCATGTTCTTCTCTGTTGAATGCAGTAGAGATTGCTGAAGGTTACATAGCTATGGGGAAAGCCAAGAACGTGATTGTAGTTGCAGCAGAGCATAACTGGGAGTATAGCAATGAGTCGTGTGCTAAGAGTGGACATTTGTGGGGTGATGGTGCTGCTGCAATGTTTATTAGCGACACTCCTAAAGGCAACAAATCAGCAAAAGTTGCTCATGTCTACACCCAAGGATTGGGACACTTAGGAAAAGCAGATGCTTCTGTGTTTCTAAGACCTTCTGAAGAAGGATTAGGTATGCCTGATGGTAGAGATGTATTTATCAATGCAGTTACACAGATGCGTAATGCGATTGATAAAGTGTTGGACGCGAGTGGTAAAGAGGTGAGTGATTTGTCATATGTTGTGCCTCATCAAGCCAATGGACGTATCATGTCCAATCTACAAAGACAGATGAAATTGGATGATGGAATGATTTTTAGCCATATCGAAGAGTTCGGTAACACTGGCTGTGCGAGTACCGCCATCTGTTTCTCTCAGAACTACGATAAAGTAAAGCAAGATGACCTAGTGGTATTCACTGTTTTTGGAGGTGGATATTCGGTAGGAGCGATGCTACTTCAATACTAA